The following coding sequences lie in one Chryseobacterium culicis genomic window:
- a CDS encoding CBS domain-containing protein codes for MFIKDYISKDFPCFSLSDSIESARNTLEDFGYSHIFIKKSHHFYGAIAMDFLYEEDGGTLKDLEHQIERFAILEDSNVMDSIRLFYTFSCNVIPVINKNEKYLGYITSEDVFQDFSRYPLFSETGAILTVETSARKYSMTEIANIIESNNAKFYGGFISFTSDEVIQITIKISNENLASIDSTFDRYDYRIVEKYYSDEKSDLFKDRFGFLQKFIEI; via the coding sequence ATGTTTATCAAGGACTATATCTCAAAAGACTTTCCGTGTTTTAGCCTGTCTGACTCCATAGAGTCGGCCAGAAATACGCTAGAAGATTTTGGATATTCCCATATTTTCATCAAAAAATCCCATCACTTCTACGGAGCTATTGCTATGGATTTTCTATATGAGGAAGATGGTGGAACATTGAAGGACCTGGAACATCAGATTGAGCGGTTTGCAATTCTGGAAGACAGTAATGTGATGGATAGTATCCGTCTGTTTTACACTTTCAGCTGCAATGTGATTCCGGTGATCAATAAAAATGAAAAATATCTGGGATATATCACTTCTGAAGATGTCTTTCAGGACTTTTCCCGTTATCCGCTGTTTTCAGAAACAGGAGCCATTCTCACCGTAGAAACTTCTGCCAGAAAATATTCAATGACGGAAATTGCCAATATCATAGAAAGTAACAATGCAAAATTTTATGGAGGATTTATAAGCTTTACTTCTGATGAAGTGATCCAAATAACCATAAAGATAAGCAATGAAAATCTGGCCTCGATAGACTCTACTTTTGATCGGTACGACTACAGAATTGTTGAAAAATATTATTCTGATGAGAAATCCGATCTGTTTAAAGACCGATTTGGTTTTTTACAAAAATTCATAGAAATATAA
- a CDS encoding four helix bundle protein, giving the protein MSYEKLDIYNIAFELFIETHKLSLKLPNYELYELGSQLRRSADSIVTNIAEGYGRNSYKGDFIRFLTYSQASCDETICHLSKITRLYPELQSDFKEKSEQYKLLGGKINNFIKYVQLNWRT; this is encoded by the coding sequence ATGAGTTACGAAAAACTTGATATTTATAATATTGCTTTTGAGTTGTTTATTGAAACCCATAAGTTGTCGCTCAAACTACCTAACTATGAATTATACGAATTGGGTAGTCAATTGAGACGATCAGCTGATTCAATTGTTACAAATATTGCAGAGGGATATGGAAGAAACAGTTACAAAGGTGATTTCATTAGGTTTCTCACTTACTCTCAGGCAAGTTGTGACGAAACAATTTGTCATCTATCGAAAATAACCAGACTTTATCCGGAATTACAATCAGACTTTAAAGAAAAATCAGAACAATACAAACTCTTAGGAGGAAAAATCAATAACTTTATAAAATACGTACAGTTAAACTGGAGAACCTAA
- a CDS encoding DUF6973 domain-containing protein, whose product MRTFKIFFNTIRSMSFKKIMRLLSLILPHPLFALLSFHATVKAFTIAQKKFPETASNNGIGNAFRHALWCCFIMMYCCKISSPKKALDFCKRITDMHEELFPNEPLETKMDLHNNKIGMDYFMEILPGIHRQFFEKSFFVDALVKKMNDAKVLKKLDDHFEGHLVYLEE is encoded by the coding sequence ATGAGGACTTTTAAGATATTTTTCAATACCATCAGAAGTATGAGTTTTAAAAAGATTATGCGTCTTTTATCACTGATCCTTCCCCATCCTCTTTTTGCCTTGCTAAGTTTCCATGCTACTGTGAAGGCTTTTACCATCGCACAGAAAAAGTTCCCTGAAACAGCCTCCAATAACGGAATTGGAAATGCTTTCAGACACGCACTGTGGTGCTGCTTCATTATGATGTACTGCTGCAAAATTTCTTCTCCTAAAAAGGCGCTTGATTTTTGCAAAAGAATAACAGATATGCATGAAGAATTATTCCCGAATGAGCCTTTGGAAACCAAAATGGATCTTCATAACAACAAAATCGGAATGGATTATTTCATGGAAATTCTTCCGGGTATTCACCGCCAGTTTTTTGAAAAGAGCTTTTTTGTAGACGCATTGGTCAAAAAAATGAATGATGCCAAAGTACTAAAGAAACTGGACGATCATTTTGAAGGACATCTTGTCTATTTGGAAGAGTAA
- a CDS encoding toxin-antitoxin system YwqK family antitoxin: MKYMFLLFFSTSVMIMAQKPCGYKDGLQEGSCKEFYENGQVKNVVEWKKGKLDGDAIFYYDNGKVQSQGEYKKGFKVKEWSYFDKSGVLTSKEAFRNGDKNIYDNSLTATFYSPAGKIIEISNYKFNKLQGESKTFHEDGKSIKDIGQYDNGLATGKWKVFYPSGKLQRETELANDKRNGNRVHYREDGSIEKTEVYQDGKLISTK, from the coding sequence ATGAAGTACATGTTTCTATTGTTTTTTTCCACTTCTGTCATGATCATGGCTCAGAAACCTTGTGGATATAAAGACGGATTGCAGGAAGGATCCTGTAAAGAATTCTATGAGAACGGACAGGTAAAAAATGTAGTGGAATGGAAAAAAGGGAAACTGGACGGCGATGCCATTTTTTATTATGATAATGGAAAAGTACAATCACAGGGAGAATATAAAAAAGGATTCAAAGTAAAAGAATGGTCATATTTTGACAAGAGCGGAGTTCTTACCTCCAAAGAGGCATTCAGAAATGGAGATAAGAATATTTATGATAACAGTCTTACGGCTACTTTTTATTCTCCTGCCGGTAAAATCATTGAAATCTCCAATTATAAATTTAATAAATTACAGGGGGAAAGCAAGACCTTCCATGAAGACGGAAAATCGATAAAAGATATTGGCCAGTACGATAACGGACTTGCTACCGGAAAATGGAAAGTATTTTATCCCTCAGGAAAATTACAGCGTGAAACAGAGCTTGCCAATGATAAAAGAAACGGCAACAGAGTTCATTACCGTGAAGACGGAAGCATAGAAAAAACAGAGGTCTATCAAGACGGAAAATTAATCTCAACAAAATAA
- the fbaA gene encoding class II fructose-bisphosphate aldolase, which produces MSRIFPAGVATGQLVTDIFQYAKENKFALPAVNVIGSSNVNAVMETAAKLNSPVIIQFSNGGAAFNAGKGLNNDGQKAAILGSIAGAKHIHTLAEAYGATVILHTDHCAKKLLPWIDGLMDANEDFFKQTGKSLYSSHMLDLSEESLEENLEISAQYFERMAKLQMTLEVEIGVTGGEEDGVDNSDVDNSKLYTQPEDIAYTYEKLKAISDNFTIAAAFGNVHGVYKPGNVVLTPKILDNSQKYVQEKFGTAAKPINFVFHGGSGSTLEEIREAIDYGVIKMNIDTDLQFAYTEGVRDYMVNNIDYLRAQIGNPEGEEKPNKKFYDPRVWVRKGEETFSTRLVKAFEDLNNVDTLK; this is translated from the coding sequence ATGAGCAGAATTTTTCCGGCAGGAGTTGCCACAGGTCAGTTAGTTACTGATATCTTTCAGTATGCTAAAGAAAACAAATTTGCATTGCCTGCAGTAAACGTAATTGGATCAAGCAACGTTAATGCTGTGATGGAAACTGCAGCGAAATTGAACTCTCCTGTAATTATTCAGTTTTCAAATGGTGGAGCTGCATTCAACGCAGGGAAAGGATTAAACAACGACGGACAAAAAGCTGCTATCTTAGGATCTATCGCTGGAGCAAAACATATCCACACTCTTGCTGAAGCTTATGGAGCAACGGTAATTCTACACACAGACCACTGTGCAAAGAAATTACTTCCTTGGATCGACGGATTAATGGATGCTAACGAAGATTTCTTCAAGCAGACAGGAAAATCTCTTTACTCTTCTCACATGCTGGATCTTTCTGAAGAATCTTTAGAAGAAAACCTTGAGATTTCAGCTCAATATTTCGAAAGAATGGCTAAACTTCAGATGACGCTTGAAGTAGAAATCGGAGTAACTGGTGGTGAAGAAGATGGTGTTGACAACTCAGACGTTGATAACTCTAAATTATATACTCAGCCTGAAGATATAGCGTATACTTATGAAAAATTAAAAGCTATTTCTGATAACTTCACAATCGCTGCTGCATTTGGTAACGTACACGGAGTTTACAAGCCAGGAAACGTAGTTCTTACTCCAAAAATCCTTGACAATTCTCAGAAATATGTTCAGGAGAAATTCGGAACAGCGGCTAAACCTATCAACTTTGTATTCCACGGAGGTTCAGGATCTACTTTAGAAGAGATCAGAGAAGCTATCGACTACGGAGTAATTAAAATGAATATCGACACTGACCTTCAGTTTGCATACACAGAAGGAGTGAGAGATTATATGGTGAACAATATTGACTATTTAAGAGCTCAAATCGGAAACCCTGAAGGAGAAGAAAAGCCTAACAAGAAATTCTATGACCCAAGAGTTTGGGTAAGAAAAGGTGAGGAAACATTCTCTACAAGATTGGTGAAAGCATTTGAAGATTTAAATAACGTAGATACTTTAAAATAA
- a CDS encoding bestrophin family protein yields the protein MRVYNTKHFIKILFSLHKSDTLKILFPSMILVGLYSWGIQYLEVEYLHLTTKSGVSNVGMIHSLLGFVLSLLLVFRTNTAYDRWWEGRKLWGKLVNDTRNLAIKINTILGDNRQDAEQIARYLKYFPHFLAKHLSKESTRLALDEDYSEIENSLKNHGPSEIVILLSHKLNQLKKEGKVSEVEMLYLDTQLSGFLDVCGGCERIKNTPIPYSYSSFIKKFIILYVFALPIAYVITIGLFMIPLTVFVYYVLMSLELIAEEIEDPFNNDENDIPMETIAQNIEKNVHQIMNRK from the coding sequence ATGAGAGTCTACAATACCAAACATTTCATTAAAATCCTTTTCAGTTTACACAAAAGTGATACATTAAAAATCCTTTTTCCAAGTATGATTCTTGTAGGACTGTACTCCTGGGGAATTCAGTATTTAGAAGTTGAATATCTACACCTTACTACAAAATCCGGAGTCAGTAATGTAGGTATGATTCATTCTCTGCTAGGATTTGTTCTTTCTCTTTTACTGGTTTTCAGGACTAATACCGCTTATGACCGATGGTGGGAAGGGCGAAAACTTTGGGGAAAACTGGTCAATGACACCAGAAATCTTGCCATAAAAATCAATACTATTCTAGGTGATAACCGCCAGGATGCTGAGCAGATTGCAAGATATTTAAAATACTTTCCTCACTTTTTAGCCAAACATCTTTCTAAAGAATCTACGAGGCTGGCATTGGATGAAGATTATTCTGAAATTGAAAATTCTTTGAAAAATCATGGACCAAGCGAAATAGTGATTCTGCTTAGCCATAAACTGAACCAATTAAAAAAAGAAGGGAAAGTTTCAGAAGTTGAAATGCTGTACTTAGATACCCAACTTTCAGGGTTTCTGGATGTATGCGGAGGCTGCGAAAGAATCAAAAATACTCCGATTCCTTATTCATACTCTTCTTTTATCAAGAAATTCATCATTCTGTATGTTTTTGCTTTACCTATTGCATACGTTATTACAATAGGTCTTTTTATGATCCCTCTGACGGTTTTTGTATATTATGTTTTGATGAGCCTGGAGCTTATTGCCGAAGAGATTGAAGATCCTTTTAATAATGACGAAAATGATATTCCGATGGAGACTATAGCCCAGAATATTGAGAAGAATGTACATCAGATTATGAACAGAAAATAA
- a CDS encoding nucleoside recognition domain-containing protein — translation MVLSRIWSAFIIIAIAIASIKYISSGNYKTIFNDMVVGKGGDTVKIASQPMNSLSPIVRDSLMKKNDFADSRIHYKTDSLKQNVNVYRVQEADGVIGTSETAVKICLGLIGIMTLFMGFMSIAEKAGGINLLSRLIQPFFSKLFPEIPKNHPAFGHMLMNFSANLLGLDNAATPFGLKAMESLQTLNPNKETASNSQIMFLCLHAGGMTLIPVSIIAIRASMGSKTPTDIFLPCMIATFAATLAAMIIVSLYQKINLLRPVVIAYVGGISAVIALLVLYLVQLSKDELDDFSKVLSNGLILFIFLAIVLGAVYKKINVFDAFIEGAKEGFTTCVKIIPYLVGMLIAISLLRTSGVFDVIIDGMKWVANVAHMDPRFVDGLPTALIKPLSGSGARGMMVDTMATFGADSFQGKLAAVLQGSSDTTFYVIAVYFGAVAVKNTRYTVIAMLLADLVGVITAIALAYLFFA, via the coding sequence ATGGTTCTCAGCAGAATTTGGTCGGCTTTCATTATCATTGCCATTGCCATTGCCAGTATAAAATATATCTCGTCAGGAAACTACAAAACCATTTTCAATGATATGGTGGTAGGAAAAGGAGGTGATACGGTGAAGATTGCATCTCAGCCCATGAACAGCCTCTCTCCTATTGTCAGAGATAGCCTGATGAAAAAAAATGATTTTGCAGACAGCAGAATTCATTATAAAACAGATTCTTTAAAGCAAAATGTAAACGTTTATCGTGTTCAGGAAGCTGACGGAGTGATTGGAACATCAGAAACTGCAGTAAAGATCTGCCTGGGTCTTATCGGGATCATGACTTTATTTATGGGGTTCATGAGTATTGCTGAAAAGGCAGGTGGAATTAACCTTTTGAGCCGTCTGATTCAGCCATTTTTCTCAAAACTTTTTCCGGAGATTCCGAAAAACCACCCCGCATTTGGCCATATGCTGATGAACTTCAGTGCCAATCTTTTGGGATTGGATAATGCCGCGACTCCGTTTGGATTAAAAGCCATGGAAAGCCTCCAGACTTTAAATCCTAATAAAGAAACAGCAAGTAATTCGCAAATTATGTTTCTGTGTCTTCATGCGGGTGGAATGACTTTGATTCCCGTCTCGATTATCGCTATCAGGGCATCTATGGGATCAAAAACACCTACAGATATTTTCCTGCCATGCATGATTGCTACTTTTGCGGCAACTTTGGCAGCGATGATTATTGTATCCCTTTATCAGAAAATTAATCTGCTCCGTCCTGTAGTCATTGCTTATGTAGGAGGAATTTCAGCAGTGATTGCTCTATTGGTATTATATCTTGTACAATTGAGTAAAGATGAACTGGATGACTTCAGTAAAGTATTAAGCAATGGGTTAATTCTTTTTATTTTCCTTGCGATAGTCCTTGGTGCCGTTTACAAGAAAATCAACGTTTTTGATGCCTTTATTGAAGGAGCAAAAGAAGGATTCACCACCTGTGTTAAGATTATTCCTTATCTGGTTGGAATGCTGATTGCGATTTCTTTATTAAGAACTTCCGGTGTTTTCGATGTCATTATTGACGGAATGAAATGGGTAGCCAACGTTGCCCATATGGATCCAAGATTCGTGGATGGACTTCCAACCGCTTTAATCAAACCTTTATCCGGTTCCGGAGCCAGAGGAATGATGGTGGATACTATGGCCACATTTGGGGCGGATAGTTTCCAGGGAAAATTAGCTGCTGTACTTCAGGGAAGTTCAGATACGACATTTTACGTGATCGCAGTATATTTTGGTGCCGTAGCCGTTAAGAACACAAGATATACAGTAATTGCTATGCTTCTGGCCGATTTGGTGGGTGTTATCACAGCAATTGCATTAGCTTATCTATTCTTTGCTTAA
- a CDS encoding NAD kinase, translating to MKAAIYSQKKDLDTFLYLSKFISELEARGVKSVLYDEMAEALQFSKIFETFNCKQDLLDKEVDLFFTFGGDGTIVNSLTFIEDLEIPVVGVNTGRLGFLAFFTKEEAFKELDSILKGNVKTSRRSVIEVVSPKLEGAFPYALNDVTVSRKETTSMITVDSYINDEFLNVFWGDGVIISTPTGSTAYSLSCGGPIISPNNENFVITPIAPHNLNVRPLVVNDKVEIKFRVESRVPQYSLSLDSRLIHIETDKEIIIKKAKFQLLLVQPNSLSFYETIRQKLLWGRDKRN from the coding sequence ATGAAGGCAGCCATATATTCTCAGAAAAAAGATCTTGATACTTTTTTATATTTAAGCAAGTTTATCTCTGAACTTGAAGCCAGAGGTGTAAAATCTGTTCTGTATGATGAAATGGCGGAAGCACTCCAGTTTTCAAAAATATTCGAAACATTCAACTGTAAGCAGGATCTTTTGGATAAAGAGGTGGATCTCTTCTTCACTTTTGGAGGAGACGGAACCATCGTAAACTCTTTAACCTTCATTGAGGATCTTGAAATTCCCGTTGTAGGAGTCAATACAGGAAGACTTGGATTCTTAGCTTTCTTCACTAAAGAAGAAGCCTTTAAAGAATTGGATTCCATCTTAAAAGGAAATGTAAAAACAAGCCGCCGCTCAGTAATTGAGGTAGTTTCTCCAAAACTTGAGGGAGCTTTTCCTTATGCCCTGAACGACGTTACCGTTTCCCGAAAAGAAACGACATCCATGATTACCGTAGATTCTTATATCAACGATGAATTTCTGAATGTCTTCTGGGGTGATGGGGTGATCATTTCAACGCCTACAGGTTCTACCGCCTATTCTTTGAGCTGTGGTGGACCGATCATTTCTCCTAATAACGAAAATTTTGTCATTACACCCATCGCTCCTCACAATCTGAATGTGAGACCTTTAGTGGTGAATGATAAAGTGGAAATAAAATTCAGGGTGGAAAGCCGTGTACCTCAATACTCACTTTCCTTAGATTCCCGACTGATACACATAGAAACCGACAAGGAAATCATCATCAAAAAGGCAAAATTCCAGCTTCTTCTGGTACAGCCCAACAGTTTAAGTTTCTACGAAACCATCCGTCAGAAGCTCCTTTGGGGCAGAGATAAAAGAAACTAG
- a CDS encoding cupin-like domain-containing protein, with protein sequence MILENVDIVNDISKEDFQKNYFKKQKPLLIKNFASRWDAFDKWNLAYIKEKAGDQEVPLYDNKPADAAKSSDAPVTHMKMKEYIDTIKSKPSDLRIFFYIITDRLPELLKNFTYPDLGIKFFKRLPTLFFGGSEAHVLMHYDVDLGDFMHIHFEGKKRILLFDQKQSPFLYKVPLSVHTIYDVDYENPDYEKFPALKYAKGYEIFMEHGDALFIPGAFWHFNRYLEPGFSLSLRALPNKPNVFANMMYHVFIMRYTDKLMRKIFKAKWVSYKQKWAYKKSSEALGKHLKAGK encoded by the coding sequence ATGATCCTCGAAAACGTAGATATTGTAAATGATATCAGTAAAGAAGATTTTCAGAAGAATTATTTTAAAAAGCAGAAACCTCTTTTGATCAAGAATTTTGCCAGCAGATGGGATGCTTTTGACAAATGGAACCTTGCGTATATTAAAGAAAAGGCAGGAGACCAGGAAGTTCCTTTATATGACAATAAACCGGCTGATGCCGCGAAAAGCTCTGATGCTCCGGTTACCCATATGAAAATGAAGGAGTATATTGATACGATAAAAAGCAAACCTTCAGATCTGCGGATCTTTTTCTATATCATCACAGACAGGCTTCCTGAGCTGCTGAAAAACTTTACCTATCCGGATCTTGGAATAAAGTTTTTTAAAAGACTTCCGACTTTATTTTTCGGAGGAAGTGAAGCCCATGTTTTAATGCATTATGATGTTGATCTGGGGGATTTTATGCATATCCATTTCGAAGGAAAGAAAAGAATCCTGTTGTTTGATCAGAAACAGTCTCCGTTTTTATATAAAGTTCCTTTATCCGTTCATACCATTTATGATGTGGATTATGAAAACCCGGATTATGAAAAGTTTCCGGCGCTGAAATATGCAAAAGGATACGAAATATTTATGGAACATGGCGATGCCCTCTTTATTCCGGGTGCTTTCTGGCATTTCAACAGATATCTGGAGCCAGGTTTTTCACTTTCATTACGGGCACTTCCCAATAAGCCGAATGTATTTGCCAATATGATGTATCATGTTTTCATTATGAGGTACACAGATAAACTTATGCGAAAAATTTTCAAGGCTAAATGGGTGAGCTATAAACAGAAATGGGCTTATAAAAAGAGTTCGGAAGCACTGGGAAAACACCTGAAAGCAGGAAAATAA
- a CDS encoding GNAT family N-acetyltransferase — MEFPVLETERLILRQLTFNDTQDLFEYFSLDEVMEYYDLETFKTEEDSRRIIQHFNGEFEKGKGFRWALELKSNGKVIGTCGYHNWYREHFRAEIGYELNPKFWQQSYMKEAILPILTFGFETMRLHRVDAFIDPSNISSEKLLTSINFSKEGTLKDYFFEKGKFVDATIFGLINK, encoded by the coding sequence ATGGAATTTCCTGTCTTAGAGACTGAAAGACTTATTTTACGTCAGCTTACTTTTAATGATACCCAGGATCTGTTTGAGTATTTTTCTCTGGATGAAGTGATGGAATATTACGATCTGGAGACCTTCAAAACAGAAGAAGATTCCCGACGCATTATTCAGCATTTTAACGGTGAATTCGAAAAAGGAAAAGGGTTCAGATGGGCTTTGGAGCTGAAATCCAATGGAAAAGTTATTGGTACCTGCGGCTATCATAATTGGTACAGGGAACACTTTAGAGCGGAAATTGGTTATGAGCTTAATCCTAAATTCTGGCAGCAGTCTTATATGAAAGAGGCTATTCTCCCTATTCTGACTTTTGGATTTGAAACCATGAGGCTTCATCGGGTAGATGCTTTCATTGATCCTTCCAATATTTCTTCTGAGAAACTTTTAACATCAATCAATTTCAGCAAAGAAGGAACCTTGAAAGATTATTTTTTTGAAAAAGGAAAATTCGTAGACGCAACAATCTTCGGTCTGATTAATAAATAA
- a CDS encoding RNA methyltransferase, with the protein MVQKLKLEELNRIDVETFKKVEKIPLVIILDNIRSMHNVGAAFRTADAFLIEKIILCGITPQPPHREIHKAALGATESVDWSHEAETNTAIADLKSKGYEIIGIEQTTDSQLITDFTIDRSKKYALILGNEVEGISDEVLPNIDVFLEIPQLGTKHSLNVSVCAGIVMWEFAKALK; encoded by the coding sequence TTGGTACAGAAACTAAAACTGGAAGAACTTAACAGAATAGATGTAGAAACATTTAAGAAGGTTGAAAAAATTCCGTTGGTCATCATTTTAGATAATATCAGAAGCATGCACAATGTAGGTGCAGCCTTCAGAACCGCAGATGCCTTTTTAATTGAAAAAATCATTCTTTGCGGAATTACTCCACAGCCACCCCACCGTGAGATTCATAAAGCGGCATTGGGAGCAACGGAGAGTGTGGACTGGTCTCATGAAGCAGAAACCAATACAGCCATTGCTGATTTGAAAAGTAAGGGTTACGAAATCATCGGAATTGAGCAAACAACCGACAGCCAGCTTATTACTGATTTCACCATTGACAGATCGAAAAAATATGCATTGATTTTAGGAAATGAAGTGGAAGGCATCAGTGATGAAGTTCTTCCTAATATTGATGTATTTTTAGAAATTCCACAGCTCGGAACCAAGCATTCTCTTAATGTAAGTGTATGCGCCGGAATTGTGATGTGGGAATTTGCAAAAGCATTAAAATAA
- the accD gene encoding acetyl-CoA carboxylase, carboxyltransferase subunit beta, producing the protein MAFDWFKRKAKNITTSTDEKKDVPKGLWHQTPSGKVVEHDELKRNNYVSPEDGFHVRIGSAEFFDILFDGGKFTELDANVESIDILNFKDTKPYKDRLKEVKAKTKLTDSIRNAVGTVKGTEMVVSCMDFAFIGGSLGSVMGEKIRRAVDYCIKHKLPYMIICQSGGARMQEATYSLMQLAKVQAKLAQLSEAGLLYIAYLCDPTFGGITASFAMTADIIMAEPGALIGFAGPRVIRETIGRDLPEGFQTSEFLQEKGFVDFIVKRTEIQDTVAKTVNLLAVKA; encoded by the coding sequence ATGGCATTCGACTGGTTTAAAAGAAAAGCAAAAAACATTACCACTTCTACTGATGAGAAAAAGGACGTTCCCAAAGGCCTTTGGCATCAGACTCCATCCGGAAAAGTAGTGGAACATGATGAACTAAAGAGAAATAACTATGTTTCTCCTGAAGACGGATTTCATGTAAGAATAGGAAGTGCAGAATTTTTTGACATCCTTTTTGACGGTGGTAAATTTACCGAACTGGATGCCAATGTTGAAAGTATTGATATCTTAAACTTCAAAGATACAAAGCCTTACAAAGACCGTTTGAAAGAAGTAAAAGCTAAAACCAAGCTTACAGATTCCATCAGAAATGCGGTAGGAACTGTAAAAGGAACTGAAATGGTAGTTTCTTGTATGGATTTTGCTTTCATCGGTGGATCTTTGGGTTCTGTAATGGGAGAAAAGATCAGAAGAGCAGTAGATTACTGTATCAAGCATAAACTTCCGTATATGATTATCTGTCAGTCCGGAGGAGCAAGAATGCAGGAAGCCACTTACTCTTTGATGCAGCTGGCAAAAGTTCAGGCTAAATTGGCTCAGCTTTCTGAAGCTGGACTTTTATACATCGCCTACCTTTGTGACCCTACATTCGGAGGAATTACCGCTTCTTTCGCAATGACTGCTGATATCATTATGGCAGAACCGGGAGCATTAATCGGTTTCGCCGGACCAAGAGTGATCCGTGAAACAATCGGTAGAGACTTACCGGAAGGATTCCAGACATCAGAATTCCTACAGGAAAAAGGATTTGTGGATTTCATCGTAAAAAGAACTGAAATTCAGGATACTGTTGCAAAAACAGTGAATTTATTAGCTGTAAAAGCATAG